The Rhizobium sp. NLR16a genomic sequence GATCTTTTCAGACGTATCCGCCAAGGGAACAACAGACGCCGCCTCATCAGGTTCATCGATTGGCGCCATACTGCCTTCAGCGGCGGCGATCAACAGATCCTCAAGCGCCAGTTCCAGCTGCTCGATTTCACGCTCAATCTTTTCGGAGGACTTGCCGAAGACCTGTTTCTTCAGCTTGGCAATGCGCAGCCGCAGCGTTTGGATTAACTGGTCATGCGCCTGCAATGTGGCCGACATCTTCGCGTTTTCCGCCTGCAAAGCGGCAATCATTGCCTTGAGAAAGGCTGGATCGTCCGGAAGATTTGTCGTCGCGCTAGACATGATCCTGACTACCACGAGTCAGGATAAATTTCCATAAAAACCAGTGGTTTCAGTGGGATAAAATCACCCGACACGGGCCGGTGGCGCACCCCAATCAGGACGACGCCAATCGATCCCTTCCCACAACATCGCCAGTTGGGCCGACGTCAGCCGGGCAGTCCCGTCGGATGCCGAAGGCCAAGGAAACCGCCCCTTCTGCAAGATCTTGTAATACAGGCAGAAGCCCTGGCCATCAAAATAGAGCAGCTTCAAACGATCGCCACGCTTGCCGCGAAAAGCAAAGACCGCGCCGCCAGTCGGCTTCTGACGCAAAACATTCTGCGCAAGCGCGGCAAGGCCTTCTACTCCCTTGCGCATGTCCGTGATCCCGCACGCAAGATACACCCGAACGCCGGTCCCAGGTCCAATCATGCTGCTTCCACTGCCCGGATAACCTGCGTCAGGGTGCCGGGCGCCACCGAACTCTCGAAGCGAAGTGTGCGGCCGCAGCTCAATCGTAGCTCGATCATCCCGCAGCAGCTCTCCCTGAGTTCAGGGACATCGGTCTGCACGGCATTCATATCGACTGGAATGAACAATGCATTCGCAGATGCCGACAAAAGCCCCTTCTTTTTGAGCTCGCTACGCCAGGCGTATATCTGCTGCCGCGTTAAATCGTGACGATGAGCAACCTCTGTGATCGTGGCTCCAGCAACCCCAACCGACATGACAATCGCAAGCTTGTCTTCTTCGCGCCACCGCCGTCGACGTTCCTGCCCAAGAATTTCAACGCGCATCGCAATCCTCGCCTAAGACACGTCGCTAACGACGTCGTTAAACACGTCTCTTAGGCCATCAGGGCGCTAGGCGGCAGGCGGTGCCAATCGGGCGGTTACTATCAAAAACGGCATAAGGAAAATGAAGACCCGGGACAGAATAGTTGAGGTGTTGAGAGCGGCAAGATTTGGATTGATTGAGGTTCCGCCGTAACCGTAAACAAACGGCGGCTGCAGCGATTCGCGTTCACGGTTTGACGCGACGCGTCTCGATGGTGTTGTCACGTTAAGTTTCTCTGGCTGGAAAGGTCAGCGGCTCGTGGTTATTCAGGCGACACAGCCGCAATTTTCCATGCATCGAAAGCTTCGAGCCGACGGTAGCGTATTGTTTGCCCGGCGCGGCGACGGGACGGAACTGAAAAAGCAATTGCGGGTCGCTGAGTGCATGGAGACGAACCGTTGCAACGTGCCTGGTGATCGGTGGCCTTGCATGGTTCCTTCCCGTTTTCGAAACGGCAGATGGCTGTCTCGGCCCCGATCATTGAGGCCCTGTCCGACCAATGGTCAAGGCCGGGTGCCACTTTCGCCTTTGCTGCACCGTAGAGGCGGAGCTTATCGGTGATGATCCGTGAGCAAAGTCATAGCGCTTCATTAACGCCACCAGCACGCGCTTCGCTGCCCTTTTATCACGCCGCTTATGCAATATCTCTTCGAGAACGGTGCCATGTTGATCGACCGCACGCCAGAGCCAGAATTTCTCTCCAGCTGCGACTCATGAAAGACACTCCTTTTCACGCCCAGTCAGACCGGGATAGTCGCCGTTGCAGTCTAAGGTGTTCACGACCTTCAAATGAAATACCCAGGCGGCCGATTAGAGGTGGTTGATTTCAAAGTCCTTCATTTCACTCGCTTCTTTTTGCACAAAACTCATTGTCGAGGAAATGCCCGCCTGCCCGCGGAAGGGAACAGTAACACCCGCGTTCAAACCAAACTTTTTAGCGTCATCGAAGATGCGTCGTTGGTGTTGTCACGTTACTCCCTTTCGCCGATTGCACGTAACTGTGTGGGGACGCCAACGACGATCAGGCGTTGACGTGATTAACGCACCAAGAATGATAGCTAGGGACGCACACATTCCTGAACCTGTCAGCCATTCGCCGAAGAACATGGCGGCAAAGAGCGCGGAAAAGAACGGCTCGCTCGATTCGATGACCTGTGTTTTGTACGCTTCGATATGCCGCAG encodes the following:
- the tnpB gene encoding IS66 family insertion sequence element accessory protein TnpB (TnpB, as the term is used for proteins encoded by IS66 family insertion elements, is considered an accessory protein, since TnpC, encoded by a neighboring gene, is a DDE family transposase.) — its product is MIGPGTGVRVYLACGITDMRKGVEGLAALAQNVLRQKPTGGAVFAFRGKRGDRLKLLYFDGQGFCLYYKILQKGRFPWPSASDGTARLTSAQLAMLWEGIDWRRPDWGAPPARVG
- a CDS encoding transposase; its protein translation is MRVEILGQERRRRWREEDKLAIVMSVGVAGATITEVAHRHDLTRQQIYAWRSELKKKGLLSASANALFIPVDMNAVQTDVPELRESCCGMIELRLSCGRTLRFESSVAPGTLTQVIRAVEAA